One Mucilaginibacter ginkgonis genomic region harbors:
- a CDS encoding ATP-binding cassette domain-containing protein — protein MPATLVSLQNISVKYQSQIALNQISLDIIAGDHVAIIGKSGSGKSLLLKVIAGLQSVNGGQLTRHYTEGCDGTASASIVLVDSRHHFKNGSNTTDLYYQQRFNSFDSDDSLTVKSYLAGIAKDTRPGYWSIENVVERLNLTALYNKELIKLSNGETKRLRLASALIKNPKLLLLDQPLTGLDVDARKSFDALLHEIAEAGTTIVMATSPNEIPSVINKVVLLTSGRTDLITYAADYRIKQLSRHSNDTNINTEHLAGLLSADYERFDTIIKMANVNVQYGEKNILKNIDWEVRQGDRWALLGHNGAGKSTLLTLVYGDNPQAYANDIVLFDKQRGTGESIWDIKKKCGFVSPELFQYFPTDNSCLQVIESGFYDTLGLFRMSEPSRAALSLKWMEVLGIGQYARQLLKNIPASAQRLCFLARALVRNPILLILDEPCQGMDEDQKENFKHIIDTICEQSDMTMIYVTHYTEELPDAVNKFIKLSAGEVVEQSA, from the coding sequence TCGGGGAAAAGTTTACTGTTAAAGGTTATTGCGGGTTTGCAAAGTGTTAATGGTGGACAATTGACCCGCCACTATACTGAAGGATGTGACGGTACAGCCTCAGCATCAATCGTCCTCGTTGATTCCCGGCACCATTTTAAGAATGGATCGAATACTACCGACTTATATTATCAGCAGCGTTTCAATTCTTTTGATTCGGACGATTCACTTACGGTAAAAAGCTATCTCGCAGGAATTGCTAAAGATACCAGACCCGGTTATTGGTCAATCGAAAATGTCGTTGAAAGATTAAATCTTACGGCATTATACAATAAAGAGCTGATCAAACTATCCAATGGTGAAACCAAGCGCTTGCGATTGGCCTCGGCACTGATCAAAAATCCAAAATTATTATTGCTTGATCAGCCGCTGACAGGGCTTGATGTGGATGCAAGGAAGAGTTTTGACGCGCTGCTCCATGAGATAGCTGAGGCAGGAACTACCATAGTGATGGCCACATCGCCGAACGAGATACCATCCGTCATTAACAAAGTGGTGTTATTAACCAGTGGCAGAACAGATTTGATAACTTATGCAGCTGACTATCGCATAAAACAGTTAAGCCGGCACAGTAACGATACAAACATCAATACTGAACATTTAGCAGGCTTGTTAAGTGCAGACTACGAACGATTTGATACCATTATCAAAATGGCGAACGTAAACGTTCAATACGGCGAAAAAAATATACTAAAAAATATTGATTGGGAAGTGCGGCAGGGTGACCGTTGGGCGTTGCTTGGACATAACGGTGCAGGTAAATCTACTTTGCTAACTTTAGTTTATGGTGATAACCCGCAGGCATACGCCAATGATATTGTACTATTTGACAAGCAGCGCGGAACAGGTGAAAGCATTTGGGATATTAAAAAGAAGTGCGGCTTTGTTTCGCCAGAGTTATTTCAATATTTCCCGACAGATAATAGCTGCCTGCAAGTTATTGAGTCGGGATTTTATGATACACTTGGTTTATTCAGGATGAGTGAACCTTCGCGCGCGGCATTATCTTTAAAATGGATGGAAGTATTGGGGATTGGGCAATACGCAAGGCAATTGCTCAAGAATATCCCCGCCAGCGCACAACGCTTGTGCTTCCTGGCAAGGGCACTGGTAAGGAACCCTATATTGCTTATTTTAGATGAGCCTTGCCAAGGAATGGATGAAGATCAAAAGGAAAACTTTAAACACATTATTGATACCATTTGCGAGCAAAGCGACATGACCATGATCTACGTTACGCATTACACGGAAGAACTGCCCGACGCCGTAAATAAATTTATAAAGCTAAGCGCGGGGGAAGTGGTAGAGCAATCTGCATAA
- a CDS encoding CofH family radical SAM protein: MNTADLLSRALNFDFLSIEEGVFLYHNASTPELMYTANELRKIQVPHGKVTWQIDRNVNTTNVCIANCKFCNFFRRPGHEDSYITDIETYKRKIEETFKYGGDQLLLQGGHHPDLGLQFYTDLFRGLKELYPNLKLHSLGPPEIAHVAKLEGMAHIDVLRAMQESGLDSLPGAGAEILNDRVRRLISKGKCGCQEWLDVMRAAHKLNLPTSATMMFGHVETIEERFEHLVWIRQVQSEKPEGHYGFTAFIPWPFQDDGTLLRKVRGITNNVTGDEYIRMIALSRIMLPNIKNIQASWLTVGKQVAQLCLNAGANDFGSIMIEENVVSAAGAPHRFTAQGIQTAIKEAGFEPQLRNQKYEWRITPEQLEEQVIDY; encoded by the coding sequence ATGAATACTGCTGACCTGCTATCGCGCGCGTTGAACTTTGATTTTCTAAGTATCGAAGAAGGGGTTTTCCTTTACCATAACGCGTCGACGCCCGAACTGATGTACACGGCTAATGAGCTGCGTAAAATTCAGGTGCCGCATGGCAAAGTTACATGGCAAATAGACCGCAATGTCAACACCACAAACGTGTGTATCGCCAATTGCAAGTTTTGTAACTTCTTTCGCCGACCCGGTCACGAGGATAGCTACATCACAGACATTGAGACTTACAAACGCAAAATAGAGGAGACCTTTAAATACGGCGGCGACCAGTTGCTGCTGCAGGGCGGCCACCACCCCGATCTTGGTCTTCAATTCTACACCGACCTTTTCAGAGGGCTTAAAGAGTTATACCCGAATCTTAAATTGCACTCGTTAGGCCCGCCGGAGATTGCCCACGTTGCAAAACTGGAAGGCATGGCACATATTGATGTGCTGCGTGCTATGCAAGAATCTGGATTGGATTCGTTACCGGGTGCAGGTGCAGAGATCTTGAATGACCGTGTGCGCCGGCTTATTTCGAAAGGTAAATGCGGCTGCCAGGAGTGGCTGGATGTAATGCGTGCAGCCCATAAGTTAAACCTGCCAACATCCGCCACTATGATGTTTGGACACGTGGAAACTATCGAAGAGCGCTTTGAACATTTAGTTTGGATACGCCAGGTACAGTCAGAAAAGCCGGAAGGGCATTATGGATTCACAGCATTCATTCCATGGCCGTTTCAGGACGATGGGACATTGCTGCGCAAAGTTCGCGGCATCACCAATAATGTTACAGGCGACGAATATATCCGGATGATAGCACTGAGCCGTATCATGCTGCCAAATATTAAAAATATTCAGGCCTCGTGGCTTACAGTGGGCAAACAAGTGGCCCAGCTTTGTTTGAATGCCGGCGCCAATGATTTTGGGTCAATAATGATCGAAGAAAACGTAGTATCAGCCGCGGGTGCGCCGCACCGGTTTACTGCCCAGGGCATTCAGACTGCTATTAAAGAGGCCGGCTTTGAGCCGCAATTACGTAACCAGAAGTATGAATGGCGTATAACACCGGAGCAGTTAGAAGAGCAGGTGATAGATTATTAA
- a CDS encoding ferritin-like domain-containing protein, protein MNLFQILDDIQTADPEFKDRISPRRAAIKNITSFGSKVAAAAAPFAFTTLFKKAYGQTATRSVTDVLNFALTLEYLESYFYNQGLAQANLIPSADKTSYFNTIAAHENQHVAFLKGVLSSAAIPSPAFDLTAKGTFPDVLTNYNTFLNVSLAFEDTGVRAYKGQAGFLLGNQVALTAALQIHSVEGRHASAIRYLIKQKGINIKPWISGTAANGNDTGVAAANANYGPGSPAASFPSESNTVQAGVDLTTLPGYTNLTQTSTTKFSVAVEAYDEPLDTATVLAVVGPFIK, encoded by the coding sequence ATGAATTTATTTCAAATACTAGACGATATACAAACAGCTGACCCGGAATTTAAAGACAGGATCAGCCCGCGCCGCGCCGCGATAAAAAATATCACCAGCTTTGGCAGCAAGGTTGCTGCCGCAGCTGCGCCGTTCGCATTCACAACATTGTTTAAAAAAGCGTATGGCCAAACCGCAACACGTTCTGTAACAGACGTTTTGAATTTTGCTCTGACGCTTGAATACCTTGAATCGTATTTCTACAACCAAGGCCTTGCGCAAGCCAACCTGATTCCTTCTGCCGATAAAACGTCTTACTTTAACACTATCGCCGCTCACGAAAATCAGCACGTGGCGTTTTTAAAAGGCGTTTTAAGTAGTGCGGCTATTCCTTCGCCTGCGTTTGATCTTACTGCCAAAGGAACATTCCCGGATGTGTTAACTAACTATAACACTTTCCTTAATGTTTCATTAGCGTTTGAAGATACAGGTGTACGTGCTTACAAAGGCCAGGCTGGCTTCTTGTTAGGTAACCAGGTAGCGTTAACTGCTGCTTTGCAGATCCACTCTGTAGAAGGACGCCATGCATCAGCAATTCGTTACCTGATCAAACAAAAAGGTATAAACATTAAACCGTGGATATCCGGCACTGCAGCTAATGGTAATGATACCGGCGTTGCTGCTGCAAACGCTAACTACGGCCCGGGTTCTCCAGCGGCAAGCTTCCCTTCTGAAAGCAACACCGTGCAGGCAGGTGTAGATCTTACTACCCTACCAGGTTATACCAATCTTACCCAAACCTCTACAACTAAATTTAGTGTAGCGGTAGAGGCATATGATGAACCGTTAGATACAGCAACTGTATTAGCAGTCGTAGGTCCGTTTATCAAATAA